A single region of the Pseudomonas sp. VD-NE ins genome encodes:
- a CDS encoding RsiV family protein, translated as MSLFKIASVAAIALTLGACASLFQPNYRTPLETTRDASEQLKPGCSNPDCPLVNIDTLRFPAEPALDGIIEKRLLQMTRTEKNAPVAPTLAAYRDQFLASASPRNSSYLQAKVREQHDGLVIIEVSSYLDTGGAHGTPGRGFINYSRQQHKVLNLSDMLVPGQEEAFWKAAQVAHNSWLISTKLDQEADFVKSWPFVKTPNVALTYGGVILKYDVSTIAPYALGHVELKIPYPRLNGILKPELFPGRN; from the coding sequence ATGTCGCTTTTCAAAATTGCCTCCGTGGCCGCCATCGCCCTGACCCTCGGCGCGTGCGCAAGCCTGTTCCAGCCCAACTACCGCACGCCGCTGGAGACCACCCGCGATGCGTCGGAACAACTGAAACCGGGCTGTTCCAACCCGGATTGCCCGCTGGTGAACATCGACACCCTGCGCTTCCCGGCCGAACCTGCGCTGGACGGCATCATCGAAAAACGCCTGCTGCAAATGACCCGCACAGAGAAAAACGCCCCGGTAGCGCCAACCCTGGCGGCCTACCGTGATCAGTTCCTGGCCAGCGCCAGTCCGCGCAACAGCAGCTACTTGCAAGCAAAAGTACGCGAGCAGCATGACGGCTTGGTGATCATCGAGGTGTCGAGCTACCTCGACACCGGCGGCGCCCATGGCACACCGGGTCGCGGTTTCATCAATTATTCGCGCCAGCAGCACAAAGTACTGAACCTGTCCGACATGCTTGTGCCGGGTCAGGAAGAGGCGTTCTGGAAGGCAGCGCAGGTCGCGCACAACAGCTGGTTGATCAGCACCAAGCTCGATCAGGAAGCGGACTTTGTGAAGAGCTGGCCGTTCGTGAAAACCCCGAACGTGGCGCTGACCTATGGCGGCGTGATCCTCAAGTACGACGTGAGCACCATTGCGCCTTACGCGCTGGGCCACGTCGAACTGAAGATTCCTTACCCGCGCCTGAACGGCATTCTCAAGCCTGAGCTGTTTCCCGGCCGTAACTGA
- a CDS encoding TolC family outer membrane protein, translating to MLRKLSLAVAVSCASNAMAWAAEAPLSTKTDLVSVYQEAVDNNADLAAARAQYGAQKEVVPQARAGLLPNLSGGAETANVRTSIDQPSAIANRSAHSYQATLAQPLFRADRWFQYQAAKDVNEQAALQLSATEQNLILQSAESYFNVLRSQDNLASTKAEEAAFKRQLDQSNERFDVGLSDKTDVLQSQASYDTARANRIVAQRQVDDAFEALITLTNRQYNSLQGIVHTLPILPPAPNDAKSWVDTAARQNLNLLASNFAVSSAEETLKQRKAGHLPTLDAVAKYEKGDNDALGFANPNSFGTPYHGNVEQSTVGLQLNIPIYSGGLTSSQVRQSYEQLNQSEQQRESLRRQIVENTRNLHRAVNTDVEQVQARRQSIISNQSAVEATEIGYQVGTRNIVDVLDAQRQLYTSVRNYNNTRYDYILDNLRLKQAAGTLNPGDLEDLRRYLKADYNPDKDFLPPDLAKAAEAQLKARP from the coding sequence ATGCTGCGCAAACTCTCACTGGCTGTTGCCGTGTCTTGTGCGTCCAACGCAATGGCCTGGGCAGCAGAAGCGCCTTTGTCGACCAAAACCGATCTGGTCAGCGTCTATCAGGAGGCGGTCGACAACAACGCCGACCTCGCCGCCGCCCGCGCGCAGTACGGCGCGCAGAAAGAAGTGGTGCCGCAGGCCCGCGCCGGGCTGTTGCCGAATTTGTCCGGCGGCGCCGAGACCGCCAACGTGCGCACCTCGATCGATCAGCCGTCGGCCATTGCCAATCGCAGCGCTCACTCTTATCAAGCGACGCTGGCGCAGCCGTTGTTCCGTGCAGATCGCTGGTTCCAGTATCAGGCGGCCAAGGACGTCAACGAACAAGCCGCATTGCAGCTCTCGGCGACCGAACAGAACCTGATCCTGCAATCGGCGGAAAGCTATTTCAACGTACTGCGCAGCCAGGACAACCTCGCCTCGACCAAAGCCGAAGAAGCCGCGTTCAAGCGCCAGCTCGATCAGTCCAACGAGCGTTTCGATGTTGGCCTGTCGGACAAGACCGACGTCCTGCAATCGCAAGCCAGTTACGACACCGCCCGGGCCAACCGCATCGTTGCCCAGCGTCAGGTCGATGATGCCTTCGAAGCATTGATCACCCTGACCAACCGCCAGTACAACTCGCTTCAGGGCATCGTCCACACGCTGCCGATCCTGCCGCCGGCGCCGAACGATGCGAAATCCTGGGTCGACACGGCGGCGCGGCAAAACCTCAATCTGCTCGCCAGCAACTTCGCCGTCAGCTCGGCAGAAGAAACGTTGAAGCAGCGCAAGGCCGGTCACCTGCCGACCCTTGATGCGGTAGCCAAATACGAAAAAGGTGACAACGATGCGTTGGGTTTCGCCAACCCGAACTCTTTCGGCACGCCTTATCACGGCAACGTCGAACAAAGCACAGTCGGCCTGCAACTGAACATCCCGATCTACAGCGGCGGGCTGACCAGCTCGCAAGTGCGCCAGTCGTATGAGCAACTGAATCAGAGCGAACAACAGCGCGAATCGCTTCGTCGGCAAATCGTCGAGAACACCCGCAACCTGCACCGCGCAGTGAACACCGATGTCGAGCAAGTGCAGGCGCGCCGCCAGTCGATCATCTCCAACCAGAGCGCGGTGGAAGCCACGGAAATCGGTTATCAGGTCGGTACACGCAACATCGTTGACGTGCTCGATGCGCAGCGTCAGCTGTACACCTCGGTGCGCAATTACAACAACACGCGCTACGACTACATTCTCGACAACCTGCGCTTGAAGCAGGCGGCGGGGACGTTGAACCCGGGTGATCTGGAAGATCTGCGGCGCTATCTGAAGGCTGACTACAACCCGGACAAGGACTTCCTGCCGCCGGATCTGGCCAAGGCTGCCGAGGCGCAGCTCAAGGCCCGCCCTTAA
- the cytX gene encoding putative hydroxymethylpyrimidine transporter CytX, protein MSIQPSTYSPDLAVPADKRVFGGRDLFSLWFSLGIGLMVLQTGALLAPGLGLSGSLLAILLGTLVGVLLLAAVGVIGSDTGLSSMAALKLSLGSKGASLPALLNLLQLIGWGSFEIIVMRDAASLLGTRAFSEGSLWSNPMLWTLFFGALATLLAVSGPLTFVRQILRKWGIWLLLAACLWLTWNLFAKADLADLWSRAGDGSMPFAVGFDIAIAMPLSWLPLIADYSRFGKRAKNVFGGTAVGFFIGNFWLMSLGVAYTLAFAPSGEVNALLLALAGAGLGIPLLLILLDESENAFADIHSAAVSSGILLRLKVEHLALAIGVICTLIALLAPLAQYQNFLLLIGSVFAPLFGVVLVDHFILRKRSAQVASAALRWPALLAWLGGVSTYHLLANLYPDVGATLPALVLAGLLQLVLGRAFSYGRETAQA, encoded by the coding sequence TTGAGCATTCAACCCAGCACCTATTCTCCCGATCTCGCCGTACCCGCCGACAAGCGTGTGTTCGGCGGTCGTGATCTGTTTTCCCTGTGGTTCTCCCTCGGCATCGGCCTGATGGTTTTGCAGACCGGTGCATTGCTCGCGCCTGGCCTCGGCCTGTCCGGTTCGCTGCTGGCGATTTTGCTTGGCACGCTGGTCGGCGTACTGTTGCTGGCCGCCGTCGGCGTGATCGGCAGCGATACCGGCCTGTCGTCGATGGCCGCCCTCAAACTGAGCCTCGGCAGCAAAGGCGCGAGCCTGCCGGCGCTGCTTAATCTGCTGCAACTGATCGGTTGGGGCTCGTTCGAAATCATCGTCATGCGCGACGCCGCCAGCCTGCTCGGCACCCGCGCGTTCAGCGAAGGTTCGCTGTGGTCGAACCCGATGTTGTGGACGCTGTTTTTCGGCGCCCTGGCGACTCTGCTTGCGGTCAGCGGACCGCTGACTTTCGTCCGGCAGATCCTGCGCAAGTGGGGCATCTGGTTGCTGCTGGCGGCGTGCCTGTGGCTGACCTGGAACCTGTTCGCCAAAGCCGATCTGGCCGATCTCTGGTCGCGTGCCGGTGACGGTTCGATGCCATTTGCCGTGGGCTTCGACATTGCCATTGCGATGCCGCTGTCGTGGCTGCCGCTGATCGCCGACTACTCGCGTTTCGGCAAACGCGCAAAGAATGTTTTCGGTGGCACGGCTGTCGGGTTTTTCATCGGCAATTTCTGGCTGATGAGCCTCGGCGTTGCCTACACATTGGCCTTCGCGCCGAGCGGTGAAGTCAACGCGCTGCTGCTGGCACTCGCCGGCGCCGGACTGGGCATTCCTTTGCTGCTGATTCTGCTCGATGAGTCGGAAAACGCCTTCGCCGATATTCACTCGGCGGCGGTTTCGAGCGGGATTCTGTTGCGCCTGAAAGTCGAGCATCTGGCCTTGGCCATCGGCGTGATCTGCACGCTGATCGCACTGCTGGCGCCGTTGGCGCAGTACCAGAACTTCCTGCTGTTGATCGGTTCAGTGTTTGCGCCGCTGTTCGGCGTGGTGCTGGTGGATCACTTCATCCTGCGCAAGCGCAGTGCTCAGGTCGCATCGGCTGCATTGCGCTGGCCGGCGTTGTTGGCGTGGCTGGGTGGCGTGAGCACCTACCATTTGCTGGCGAATCTGTATCCGGATGTCGGCGCAACCCTGCCGGCGCTGGTGCTGGCAGGGCTGTTGCAGCTAGTGCTCGGTCGGGCCTTCAGTTACGGCCGGGAAACAGCTCAGGCTTGA
- the waaA gene encoding lipid IV(A) 3-deoxy-D-manno-octulosonic acid transferase: MNRTLYTALFYLGLPLVAIRLWLRARKAPAYAKRIGERFSYGMPTLQPGGIWVHAVSVGESIAAAPMIRALLQRYPTLPITVTCMTPTGSERIQALFANEPRIQHCYLPYDLPCAAARFLDRVQPKLAVIMETELWPNHIHQCAKRGIAVALANGRLSERSAKGYGRFSKLTAPMLAEMSLFAVQTETEAQRFRDLGARPETVEVTGSIKFDLTIDPQLLQRAAELRGQWQALERPVWIAASTHEGEDEVILDAHRRLLANHPDALLILVPRHPERFNSVFELCQREGFATVRRSTGTHVDAQTSVLLGDTMGELLFLYALADSAFVGGSLVANGGHNLLEPAALAKPVISGPHLFNFLDIAAQLREAGALAEVDDAEGLAVEVQRLFELPRDAQRMAEAGLAVMRRNQGALQRLLDGLGRLIK; this comes from the coding sequence ATGAATAGAACTCTGTACACCGCGCTGTTTTACCTGGGGCTGCCATTGGTGGCAATTCGGCTGTGGCTGCGCGCACGCAAGGCGCCGGCGTACGCCAAGCGGATTGGCGAACGTTTCTCCTACGGCATGCCGACACTGCAACCCGGCGGCATCTGGGTGCACGCGGTGTCGGTGGGCGAAAGCATCGCCGCCGCGCCGATGATCCGCGCCTTGCTGCAACGTTATCCGACGCTTCCGATCACCGTGACCTGCATGACCCCGACCGGTTCGGAGCGGATTCAGGCGCTGTTCGCCAATGAGCCGCGCATCCAGCATTGCTATTTGCCGTACGACTTGCCGTGTGCGGCGGCGCGTTTTCTTGATCGCGTTCAGCCCAAGCTCGCGGTGATCATGGAAACCGAGCTGTGGCCCAATCACATTCATCAGTGCGCCAAGCGCGGAATTGCGGTGGCATTGGCCAATGGACGCTTGTCCGAGCGTTCCGCCAAAGGCTATGGCCGCTTCAGCAAACTGACCGCGCCGATGCTCGCCGAAATGAGTTTGTTCGCCGTGCAGACCGAAACCGAAGCCCAGCGTTTCCGCGATCTGGGTGCGCGCCCGGAAACGGTCGAGGTCACCGGTTCGATCAAGTTCGACCTGACCATCGACCCGCAACTGCTGCAACGCGCCGCTGAACTGCGTGGCCAATGGCAGGCGCTGGAGCGTCCGGTGTGGATCGCCGCCAGCACACATGAAGGCGAGGACGAAGTGATCCTCGACGCCCATCGGCGCTTGCTGGCCAATCACCCGGATGCGTTGCTGATTCTGGTGCCACGTCACCCGGAACGCTTCAATTCAGTGTTCGAACTGTGCCAGCGCGAAGGCTTCGCCACGGTGCGACGTTCGACCGGCACCCATGTCGATGCGCAGACGAGCGTGCTGCTCGGCGACACCATGGGCGAGTTGCTGTTTCTCTATGCCTTGGCGGACAGCGCGTTTGTCGGCGGCAGTCTGGTGGCCAACGGTGGGCACAACCTGCTGGAGCCGGCAGCACTGGCGAAACCGGTGATCAGTGGCCCGCACCTGTTCAACTTCCTCGATATCGCCGCGCAATTGCGTGAAGCCGGGGCGTTGGCGGAAGTGGATGATGCCGAAGGGCTGGCGGTGGAGGTGCAACGCTTGTTCGAATTGCCGCGTGATGCGCAGCGTATGGCCGAGGCCGGGCTGGCGGTGATGCGCCGTAATCAGGGCGCGTTGCAGCGTTTGCTGGATGGCTTGGGCCGACTGATCAAGTAA
- the thiC gene encoding phosphomethylpyrimidine synthase ThiC, whose translation MTTKSKNAINLSDSAKVDEQSVKPFTRSQKVYVQGSRPDILVPMREITLDVTPTDFGGEINAPVTVYDTSGPYTDPNVVIDVRKGLADVRSAWIDDRGDTERLAGLSSNFGRERLADPELTKLRFAHVNNPRRAKAGANVTQMHYARQGIITPEMEFVAIRENMKLEVARAAGLLDQQHPGHSFGASVPKIITPEFVREEIARGRAIIPANINHTELEPMIIGRNFLVKINGNIGNSALGSSIEEEVAKLTWGIRWGADNIMDLSTGKHIHETREWIIRNSPVPIGTVPIYQALEKVGGAAEDLTWELFRDTLIEQAEQGVDYFTIHAGVLLRYVPLTAKRVTGIVSRGGSIMAKWCLAHHKENFAYTHFEEICEIMKAYDVSFSLGDGLRPGSIADANDAAQFGELETLGELTKIAWKHDVQTMIEGPGHVPMQLIKENMDKQLECCDEAPFYTLGPLTTDIAPGYDHITSGIGAAMIGWFGCAMLCYVTPKEHLGLPNKDDVKTGIITYKIAAHAADLAKGHPGAQIRDNALSKARFEFRWEDQFNLGLDPDTARSYHDETLPKDSAKVAHFCSMCGPKFCSMKITQEVREYAANQRIDAVDVDVAQGLAEQAERFKKEGSQLYKKV comes from the coding sequence ATGACTACAAAATCAAAAAACGCGATCAACCTGAGTGACTCGGCCAAGGTCGATGAGCAATCGGTCAAGCCGTTCACCCGTTCGCAAAAAGTCTACGTTCAGGGCTCCCGCCCGGACATCCTCGTGCCGATGCGCGAAATCACCCTTGACGTGACGCCGACCGATTTCGGCGGCGAAATCAACGCGCCGGTGACCGTCTACGACACCTCGGGCCCGTACACCGATCCGAACGTGGTGATCGATGTGCGCAAAGGCCTCGCCGATGTGCGTTCGGCGTGGATCGACGACCGCGGCGACACCGAGCGTCTGGCGGGTCTGAGTTCCAACTTCGGTCGCGAACGCCTTGCCGATCCGGAATTGACCAAGCTGCGCTTTGCCCACGTCAACAACCCGCGCCGCGCCAAGGCCGGCGCCAACGTCACGCAAATGCACTATGCGCGTCAGGGCATCATCACGCCCGAGATGGAGTTCGTCGCCATCCGCGAAAACATGAAGCTTGAAGTGGCCCGCGCCGCTGGCTTGCTGGATCAGCAACACCCGGGCCACAGCTTCGGTGCCAGCGTGCCGAAAATCATCACCCCGGAATTTGTCCGTGAAGAGATCGCCCGCGGCCGCGCAATCATTCCGGCCAACATCAACCACACCGAACTGGAACCGATGATCATCGGCCGTAACTTCCTGGTGAAGATCAACGGCAATATCGGCAACAGCGCGCTGGGTTCGTCCATCGAAGAAGAAGTGGCGAAACTGACCTGGGGCATTCGCTGGGGCGCGGACAACATCATGGACTTGTCCACCGGCAAGCACATTCACGAAACCCGCGAGTGGATCATCCGCAACTCGCCGGTGCCGATCGGCACGGTGCCGATCTATCAGGCACTGGAAAAAGTCGGCGGGGCGGCCGAAGACCTGACCTGGGAGCTGTTCCGCGACACGCTGATCGAGCAGGCCGAGCAGGGCGTCGACTACTTCACCATTCACGCCGGCGTGTTGCTGCGCTACGTGCCGCTGACCGCCAAACGCGTGACCGGTATCGTGTCCCGTGGTGGTTCTATCATGGCCAAGTGGTGCCTGGCGCATCACAAGGAAAACTTCGCCTACACGCATTTCGAAGAAATCTGCGAAATCATGAAAGCCTATGACGTCAGCTTCTCGCTGGGCGATGGCTTGCGTCCGGGGTCGATTGCCGACGCCAACGATGCCGCGCAATTCGGCGAACTGGAAACCCTCGGCGAACTGACCAAGATCGCCTGGAAGCACGACGTGCAAACCATGATCGAAGGCCCGGGCCACGTGCCGATGCAGTTGATCAAAGAGAACATGGACAAGCAGCTGGAGTGCTGCGACGAGGCGCCGTTCTACACCCTCGGCCCACTGACCACCGACATAGCGCCGGGCTACGACCACATCACCTCGGGTATCGGTGCAGCGATGATCGGCTGGTTCGGTTGCGCGATGCTTTGCTACGTGACGCCGAAGGAACACTTGGGCCTGCCGAACAAGGATGACGTGAAGACCGGGATCATCACTTACAAGATCGCGGCGCACGCAGCGGACTTGGCCAAAGGACATCCGGGCGCACAGATTCGCGATAACGCCTTGAGCAAGGCGCGTTTCGAATTCCGTTGGGAAGACCAGTTCAACCTCGGTCTGGACCCGGATACCGCGCGTTCGTATCACGATGAAACCCTGCCGAAGGATTCGGCGAAGGTCGCGCATTTCTGTTCGATGTGCGGGCCGAAATTCTGCTCGATGAAGATCACCCAGGAAGTCCGTGAATACGCGGCCAACCAGCGGATCGACGCGGTCGACGTGGACGTCGCCCAAGGCCTGGCGGAACAGGCCGAGCGGTTCAAAAAGGAAGGCAGTCAGCTGTACAAGAAAGTCTAG
- a CDS encoding NUDIX domain-containing protein: MTDFANAIPTTVDVVRRERCYEGFYKLDRLHLRHELFAGGMSREINREVFVRHDAVCMLPYDPQRDEVVLIEQFRVGAMGKADNPWLVELVAGLIDKDEQPEEVAHREAQEEAGLDIKALWPMTKYFPSPGGSNEFVHLYLGRCSTDGVGGLHGLEEEAEDIRVTVWAFEDALQAVRDGRIANAASIIALQWLALNRAEVRGLWS; encoded by the coding sequence ATGACTGATTTTGCCAACGCCATTCCGACCACCGTCGACGTCGTGCGACGCGAACGCTGCTACGAGGGTTTTTACAAACTCGACCGTTTGCACCTGCGCCATGAATTGTTCGCCGGTGGCATGAGCCGCGAGATCAACCGTGAAGTGTTTGTGCGCCACGACGCGGTGTGCATGCTGCCCTACGATCCGCAGCGCGACGAAGTGGTGTTGATCGAACAGTTCCGCGTCGGTGCCATGGGCAAGGCCGACAATCCGTGGCTGGTCGAGCTGGTCGCTGGTCTGATCGACAAGGATGAACAACCGGAAGAAGTTGCTCACCGCGAGGCGCAGGAGGAAGCTGGGCTGGACATCAAGGCCTTGTGGCCGATGACCAAATATTTCCCGTCGCCGGGCGGCAGCAACGAGTTCGTGCATTTGTATCTGGGGCGTTGCAGCACTGACGGCGTTGGCGGCCTGCATGGCCTGGAAGAAGAGGCAGAAGATATCCGCGTCACGGTCTGGGCCTTTGAAGATGCCTTGCAGGCCGTCCGTGACGGTCGCATTGCCAACGCGGCGAGCATCATCGCTTTGCAGTGGCTGGCGCTGAACCGCGCCGAAGTG